CACTCGGAGAGAACTATGTCAAAAGATACTACGTCAGAACATTTACGCGCTGAGTTGAAATCCCTGGCAGATACCCTTGAAGAAGTCCTGAGTGCTTCCACGGACAAGTCGAAAACCGAACTGGACAAATTGCGTAACAAAGCGGAAAAAGCGCTGAAAGAGAGCCGTGACCGCCTCGGTGATGCCAGCGACGCGATCGCCAGGCAAACGCGTGAGGCGGCCTCGAAAGCGGATGATTACGTTCGCGAGAATCCGTGGACCGGCGTGGGGATTGGTGCGGCGGTAGGCGTCGTGCTGGGCGTGCTGCTGGCCCGTCGTTAAGATGGCTGATTCTCACCAAAGCCAGGGGCCGGGCAAAAGCGTGCTCGGCATAGGTCAGCGGCTGGTCACCATTCTGGTTGGGATGGTCGAAACGCGCCTTCGCCTTGCGGTGGTCGAGCTGGAAGAGGAAAAAGCCCACCTCGTACAGCTGCTGCTGATGCTCGGCCTGACCATGCTGTTCGCCGCGTTTGGCTTGATGAGCCTGATGGTCCTGATTATCTGGGCCGTTGATGCCCAGTATCGCCTTAACGCCATGATTGCTACCACGGCCGTGCTGCTGTCGCTGGCGCTGATTGGCGGTATTTGGACGCTGCGAAAATCCCGTCAATCCACCCTGCTACGCCATACCCGGCGCGAGCTGGAGAATGACAGGGCTTTGCTGGAAGAGGATAAGTAATGAGCGATGCGGATCGTACAAAGCGTAAAGCGTATCTGCTTAGCCAGGTTCAGCAGCAGCGGCTTGATCTTAGCGCGGCAAGGCGCGACTGGCTACAGGTCACTAGCCCTTACGATCGCGGCTGGAACACGCTGCTCAGCCTGCGCAGCTACGCCATGATAGCCAGTAGCGTGTTGGCTATCTGGACGGTGAGGCATCCGGGCCGGTTTATGCGCTGGGCAAAACGGGGATTTGGCGCCTGGAGTACCTGGCGGCTTATTCGTAATACGCTCAATTAGAAACACGTAAACTCGAACACCGCTTTAAGCGGTGTTCAGGCTGATGACAAACTTCAATAAAGAGAAGAAGCATCAGATAGCACCTATAAATAAACCAGGAAAATCAATTCGTTGATTTTCGGCTGCTTACCACAAAGAGGGAAAAACCACGCTTTTTCCCTCTTTGTTAGCAAT
This region of Cedecea lapagei genomic DNA includes:
- a CDS encoding DUF883 family protein, with the translated sequence MSKDTTSEHLRAELKSLADTLEEVLSASTDKSKTELDKLRNKAEKALKESRDRLGDASDAIARQTREAASKADDYVRENPWTGVGIGAAVGVVLGVLLARR
- a CDS encoding phage holin family protein, producing the protein MADSHQSQGPGKSVLGIGQRLVTILVGMVETRLRLAVVELEEEKAHLVQLLLMLGLTMLFAAFGLMSLMVLIIWAVDAQYRLNAMIATTAVLLSLALIGGIWTLRKSRQSTLLRHTRRELENDRALLEEDK
- a CDS encoding YqjK-like family protein, whose protein sequence is MSDADRTKRKAYLLSQVQQQRLDLSAARRDWLQVTSPYDRGWNTLLSLRSYAMIASSVLAIWTVRHPGRFMRWAKRGFGAWSTWRLIRNTLN